Genomic DNA from Parasteatoda tepidariorum isolate YZ-2023 chromosome 3, CAS_Ptep_4.0, whole genome shotgun sequence:
tatttgttgtcaTATCATTTCGGCATAGAGTAGAATTATAAATggatcttttatttgaatttaaatttaccaTTCATCTTAAGACATATGGCGTATTTTTTAAAGGCTTTAATGCAATTCTCACGAGAAgctttataatcaataatttttatagaaaacttaTAACTCGGACAGTTTTCTAGAActattgattgaaattttcaaactctGCGTTTCACTTGGTGATTaattcaaagagaaaaatttgcgtaaatttttttttaaaaatgtttttcgatCTACGCAACAAAAAATGAGGCATGAACTTAAAACTTAGACACTTTTGACAAATATGTTATTAGTTGTAATATAGTTCATTTGTTGgcgattaataaaattataatcaaccAGTAGGCAGGGATAGACTGATTGGTAGGACGTTAGGCTCGAGTTTGTAAGAATGGGAATTCGAATCCCACAGGCCGAAGAATCCCTGTCTATTAAATGGAAATCGGTGCACGTTAACTCTATCGGGGTCACGAAGTCcttcaagttcccataacaaatccaTACCTCTGGTAGTACTGAAATGGACAAAGATCGTTcactggttcagatcaaaattacgatatgtgGATGAATGGATTGACTATGAATGGGTCTTCCCGGTAAAGTGGGGTGAGTGgatgaagtcgtattcttggccatagatggcgccactgaaaaaaacGAGAAACGCACACTTTGCCTAAAAAATTCGCTTGATTTGAAGCAGGCTTGATGATTggcataacataacataacataatcaaacagtaattttacgtaatatttttattctgtaaaataaaatcttactcATCAACACAATGAGCTGCAGTGGCTATCCAGTTGGCGTTTAGAATAGCACCTCCACATCTATGTGTACTCGCAAAACCAAAGAATGATGACCTTCGCACAGACACCTAAACAAAAACGCAGTACATTACATTTACATTTCATGAGCTGAATGAAATTTGTGATATTGTAGGACAGGTTTAACGTTGTACATAGtaacaaataaagtaaacagAAAAATACAATTGTCAAAGGTCATACTCATATTTGATACAAAGGTACTGTTAAAGGTCATACGCTTATTTGTTGATTGGATAAATTGGATCTGGAGGCAAAAGTGCCAGTAGTGTTTAAACTGCATTGTAAAAATcgaatattctttttcaattacagTTGATTGATTGAGTGTAGAGTTTAGTGGCACAAGGTCCAAACGAGGACATGGTGTGCCAAACAGTACGATTTGCAATTGCAGTTGAATCGCAGTCTGTTATAATACGGAAAACTGAAACACTACTGTAAAATTATTccataaaaaaggaaagatcACCGTAATGTCTTGGAAATCACAAACCTTTGTATTTACTGTAAGGATAGAGCTAATTAAAATGGTGTAATAAACTATGTCTGACGTACAAAGAGggatattaagtaaaataagagGTGTCAAAAGTAACTAAAGTACTTCAGAGTCTTGAATCATGCCCTACAGAGTACACAAGTATTAATACTATAGATGGGAcaaaaactgtcaaaatattattaataataataacacaatTTGTAACTGAGATATGTAAAAGCAACTAAAATTAGCTACGCTAATTACTATGagctttaaagaaaattttgcttcaCTCTGCATTGTAATGAAGAtgtttgtttttagatattggtatatttaaaatagcaataaaatacgAGCTATTTAAATtagcagtaaatattttaattacatacatttattgaacaaaaacaACACTAGCTACATCTTCCATTCCAGGttctaagtttcaaaattagcttatatgattttttttaattttacaccgaacaaaaaagtttaaaagtttcgaaaaaaattataagtggCTGGTTTTAAAACCTAAAGCCCTATTTACAACGTTAAGCTTCCTTCTAAAATGAGTCGGTTTAAGACGATTGTCATTTTCCCCCTATGCTCCTATTGAACTCTATAATGagtaaattgtaataaaacgTTTCTCTTcttcatttgaatattaatttactatacCTTATGCTAATAAAATTGACTTCATTTCTAGCAATAATCCTGAAATATACATTAAGGGTGGTCATTTTGGAACACCTCATGtaacaaaatacaatatataaataaattttacctgCCAAGGCCATTCTCCAAAAGATGAATGTGTTCCACCAACAACTTTACTCTTCGGAAATAAGGCTGGAATTCCACATTCTGATTTCGAAGAGAAACATTGTAAAGGAATtagatgtaaaaattaaataatactgggttaaaattaacttatttcttccgaaaaaaaggttaaatacaACTATATAGCTGTCGAAATTTAGAATATTCAGCATTTAATACTCTCAGATAACTATCTAATCAAAGTTAAAGACcattcgtatttaaaaaaaaatgatattaagtagaggaatattttatttatgttacaatattgtaaaataaataaaatatctaaaacgtTAATACCCTCCAAATTTGatgaaaactttattattatttattattttcattaagttgAACGATAGTATCACGTAATaagtttaagaattatattatcGTTAAAATTCGAACGATGTTACGGTTCAAGTTTTATGTTCAAGTTATATCACAAAGTTTTTAACAGTGTGTGTAGTTTTCACTGCTGCTAgtaatttaattgcttaaatttaagaaaaaaaattatgaaccgattaaaaaaaaaaaaggtaatttgtttaaaaataaaatcctatgACGAACAGCGATATGAACGTTAATAACCGTTCTATCAGCAGTATTCAAGTTGGTATCAAGCTtgactttttatatatatatatatatatatatatatacagtgcactctcgattatccgggttaatcaccggtacaggtcgcacggacaatcgaaaaacacggataatccgaaaactcccttttttttaaagaaaaaatcaatatcagtacaaaaaatataaaaattactgacatttgcatGCTGTTTAACATCAAACtagtaattttccttttaaaaaaatgtgtaatgtgTCTTCGCTATATATCGATGCACATATTTTACGAGCCGCAGTAATGTCACCGTAATCAAATCCTCCCctataatctaataaagtttccacagagcagcagaatgagaaattgtatttccctcatttactacatcttctgcatcagttactattatcactatttaatttaacaacaaaacgATGTCTTCATCTGTCAAATACTGGAACCCAGGCTCGcatgcatcactttgaaaccagtcttttaaattttcttcatcaagaatttcgaTACCTTAGATTTCTATTCCTTGTTCAAGAATcctgttatcatatttttcctGAATATTTGAAGAAGATTATTCATCAAGCAGTATGATCTTTCGCCGCGATCGTGATAACGTAGACGATTTTACCTTTGGCCGTGCTGCTGATATTCCATATACAGCAATCCAACAACGAATTTGCTTTCTTgaattgcttcaaaaaattttgtaatgttaTAACTtcacgaataaaatttttttaaacttgaaaatatttatctttatattttttgtgtgactccggaatgagcacggataatccgcaaaccggataatccgagcacggataatcgagagtatactgtatatatatatatatatatatattgcacattcaAGTAATGTTCTTCATTTTAAgactaaaataatgaaataattgcgCTTGGGTCCTAAATCTTTATCTAGAAAAGTCCTTTTTGAATTActtctaattaatattatttagacaACGCAttccttgtaatttaaaaaaatataattacctaAAGAATCTCTATTATCAGGCTtggctgttgttgttgttgatgaCGTTTGTTGAGCCACTGTTGATTGAATGGTAGATGATGATATAGGCCTTGCATTCGTTGTTGGAAAATTAAACGTGCCAATCGTCAGCGGAGCTGTTGTCATGAGGATTGGAGGTTTTGTCACTACTGTTGTTTGAACACTAGAAGCGGCTGGTTTCACTTTATTAGGCAAATCACCTTTTGGAGGAGAAAAGGGTGGCATAGATGAATTGCTAGAAGACCCTGAGGATCCTGGAACTAGATTATCTTCCTCTTTTGGCAATGAACAGCATGTTCCTACCAAGAAACGGTCCACGCAGGGTCCGAGTTGAACACCATCTGATTTGATGCATTGCCATACAAACATGCATGTTCCTTTGTCTCCCATGGCATTTGTGCAGCTCTCTGGTCGAATTTTGATGGTAGATGCTGAAATAaagaatgcaaattaattttaaatgcaaatataaatagttttgatgACAGTTTCTAAAATAAGGAATACGAATGAGATAAATTGATATGCAAATATAACTTTGATGGTAAATGGAGAAATTAGGTTAGGACTGCTAATTTTTGATGGTAGATTGTGAGTTAAGACAGACAAGtttaggcattttttaaaaacacatacgAATTGGAAAAGTACATCAGAATTCAATTGATTGTGTGGTTCAGCGATTGAGTGGAATATGTTTGGAAGTAAATACAGCAGatactacttttattttagagGCATTGAACAGCCCGTTCATAGATCTGTGgtgatataaatgtttaattccaTAACCTTGTGATTCTGAACACAATACGTAAGGTTGGGAAGGTACTGGATCAAACACTGAAATAAGATTGCTTCAGTGGTGAGCTTTTTGAATGGCACTCTGCATTTTCGCTGCATGGAAACTATCGTGGTCGTTAGAGCGGTGATTGGTGCGAGTCGGCAGAAGCATACTAACTGACCGTTCGTGGAGTCTGGATTTAAACCACAGTCATCATTTTGGAATTAGGAAGTCCTATACTGGGAAATAATGGCTAAACAGacaataattgtgaaaaaattcatGTGTTTTACAAgagcaaatttaatattctaaatcgttaatgattttatttttcaattttcaactttttatatgattttagaaatatttgttttaagaaatgttaggaaattatcaatatttgtgTCGtgcttttaaagctttttaatttcctctaaaaattgaattaaatctaAAGTTATAGATCAAAATATGTTCCTCTTTATTGAAATACTTccgtattattttatttatgatcacATTAAGAGCGTACATTGTATTTGAGAATATGGATATGTTATGAGAGAAACGATAAATTAACATAACTATAATTCATAGTGTCTATGTAATTTCTTAAGCAATTGGCCACAGACGCAACGCAGAATATTAGTTGCCAGCAGTCAATACAAACTACTGTTCGCTTTTTCTATTGTACTACAAAGCACGTTATACTAAAaactatgaaaagaaaatagcgTTAAAAGTAGTTTCTGCACTTGCAGCGTGTTTCAAGTTTGACCAATGATTTCACACAGTAATTTAAGGCTGTTAAGCTGCTCCAAACATAGGCAGCATTCCTTGATTAATAGCTTCAAATAAAATGGTGTTACAAACTAAGtgtagcagaaaaaaaaacaataaaaataaaagggggTCTACATATTAACGAGAAAAACTGAAATCCCTTGATCGATATTTCTTAGTGGTCATATCCATTTTAAATCtgtgtttgattttattaaaaattaattctccttataaatagttaataatcttaaaatagtaataataaaaacagtgggttttgaaaattactcatgatttctggagaaaaaaaaaattgataccaTTATTAAGATTCTCAAAATTGcactaaaatgtttaaaatttatatttagagattaaacattgatttttaagaattcccccttgaatgttatttaaaaaaattcattttactaatAATACAAATCtcagtttcttttaataatattaatgtttaatttacatgagatatattttttcccttcccTTAGCAGAGCTATTGTAATTAAGCGCAAAAGTgggaaaaaaagtgaatatcaacacattcattatttcttctaagcttttttcttttttaaatttgttttaaaacatggatataaatttgtttcaaaacatggataaaaatttgtgacaaaaatatgaataaaaagaaatttaattataaactaagttttatccaaatgaaatattcggaaaagaaaaaaaaatgttttaaaagaattattcttacttatatttcttaaaaagattaaatacaaaacatttctTGGCAAGGATAAATTTTAGACAATTTTGTGATCAAGTGCTTTgtataaagatttctttttgtaatgTTATTGTGTAGTTGTAAATTTTGCttacagatggcagcaccattcacttaaagagttaaataacaaaacacaagatggcagcaccataaatgATTTCGTCTTTCTTTGAAGTCAggcaaaactttttctttcttagaatttgttaaaaaaaaattaatgaaaaatcgCTTTTTGAATTCTGAGGATGTCATTCTTTTTGTGAAAagcaaaatacttaaaagataaaggaaaaatcctaaaatttaatttaaaaatttttgggaGTGCTTGTTAGTTATAAGTTCaagggttaaaaaatatttttgattgcacGTTTCTCTTGGCATAGCATAGCATAgagaaaatatgtatgtatataaaaataagtacggatttaaaaacgaaatattcaAGACATTTTGACAATACATTAAcagttatttaaactaaattgcgTTGAAGACAAAAACACAAAAGCATTTCTGGTGCTTATATGAGTATATGTTCGTTATTTGCTTCTCAGTTTGTGTTTTGTGATACAATAAAAGGtcttcaattaaaaagtaaaggaaaaaataaaggaacaaaaaatttcttttatacataaattggtatatttaaatttaaaaataaataaatatataatttaaaacatttttttaaaaatatttttaaaaatctcaagaatcaaaaatctattaaaataataataataaaaaaaaaattaagattttaaagttctgtgagaaaaaaaaattctgcttcgaaaaatactttgaagtatttttaagcaGAGATGGGAGCTAACATATCCggtacttttataaataattttgaaattttatcaaacaatattatacacaaattttgaaatttgagtttttattatGCAATTAACATTAGAAATGCTACATTCTAGTACATTGGTTAGAACCGCACTAAAATTTATGACAATTAcagctttaataattaattattgtaaggaaattattgattgaaaagGCGCACATTGATCAGAATAAATTCTAAACGAGAATGATAAATTATCTTCCTTGAATGAGCAggattttccttattttgtatcGATGCATAATTTGTAAAGCTGTTAGTAAGATAGACTATTAAGCgttgagtttaaaactaaaagttttaaaatccttttaacaGTTGGTGCAAATAATAAAGAAGGGCAAATGATAgaagttaattataattagaaaattgttCGGCTGCTATTTcggtttattttaaatcagatggatcaaattagtttaaattttttagtctcTATAAAATGTTGCTGAGTAAGAACGTAGACCAATGTTTGCATTCACGATTAATTTCCTGTCGTTTGCAGTTGGTCTGCCGCGACCTAttatattgatttgaaaaacgTTTTGTTTATTGACGAACCATTAACAGAAAAGCAATCGGgattttttgattttagatTAGGGATTATTCTAAACTGCAATTagaggtataaaaaataataaataaaaataaaaggacaCTTTTCATAGAGCGCCCTGAggcattttgataatttcaaaagataaaatcttaaaaattttgacatctgctactttttttattctataggATATTACTGAACATTAGACTGCGGGGCTGTACCGTgtgggaaaaaaaatggaacatcttgaataatttttgatctaattatcagatcttcacattctaggactctcTCTCAATGTCTTAAAGGGTAGACTTCgaatataatgaattaatgcaaacgatattttaagttacagaatgagacataaaaacgtacgttctctaaaaaaatatacctttttggGATTTCTGctaatatacctttttttctgatttggATTTCTGTTAATATACCTTCTTTTCTGATTTGGAATTTTGACTCCAAAATATCGTGGGAAGCCGCAATGGGAAATATGATCTCAAAAGTTTGGACAGGAGAGTGGTTCAAGGTTtagaccctttaatgttaattttattttttgcatatttagctttacttcaagaaaattttaagtgaattaaaaaatttttgcaaacagttataaaattcgtttaatatTCGGAATTAGTTCGATAATTCTATgccaaaaataacttttagttagCGTAAAACGTTTAGTTTAGCTAAtacttctaattattttataaaatagtcgAAAAACTTTGAATTGGAAGGGTGtacaatattttagattattttaagaaatgtacgtgacaaaaaaaaaaattgaatgaaataggtcaatagttttcaagaaatcaaattttgaaaatgtcgtacttttaaaattcgaattttcaacaactatttgatcgattttgctcaaattttatatgtaaaattacgttatttaaaatggtgtaaaaattgtataccttacaattaaaatttttttggattattattaaataaaataaatattaactacgagttattattattgttacttttttatttatttatttattattttttttttgcatgggactatctttggataaatacattttatagttGTGACCTTTCAAACCTTCAAAAAcctttcaatttgcttaaaaagttctcgaaacatggtgaaatgcgcaaaaaaataaataaataaataaataaaattaatattaaagggtcAAAATTTTGAACCGCTCTCAGACCAAACTATTGATACCATATTTACCAGCTTGCTAGACTAGTCAGAAATCAGAGTCCATCGAAAAAATGttcattcagaaaaagtacgctttcgtgtctgatttcgtaatctTAAACTTCATCTACACTAACTAATTAGCCTATTTGTATTGGTCTTCCCTCAACCTAGGAAGatcgagtcctagaacgtgaagatccaatcatcagatcaaaagttattcagggtggttcgttttttGTTTCGAAAGTTACAGCAGttcgtttttaaaaatccgtatagaaattttactattagttttttttttaaatttgaggaCGCTTATCagctaaataaaatagcttaattGGATAGTAAAAGCTCAGTTCTGTAAAATGTACTAGTGCTGGTTACAGTAGCCGTTTCGGTTCTTTATTACAATACTGAAATAATTATTCTCGAATATATGATTTGTGATCCATATACTGTTTTTTACTATGCTGTAgcacattttgtttaaataaagaatgattGTTTACGCTAGTaaactatttagttttaataaatcacAGCGAGGGGAtgaaaaactattcaaatagtaattatttcGCTACGCTGTCGGTGAGACTTacgaaatagattttgaaatggtgaataaattatttattactgaaaaCCGTCTTCCAATTTTTTAGCTACCTTACAAcatgtaaaatagaaaaaattcgtACAGTAAAGAAAGGAATGATTTTGGCACTTACCATTTTGTccaataattagaaaaacaagAAGCGTGTAATACATCAAAGTGCATGCTTTTTGGTATTGACACTTCATTGTAATACTAAGGGctttacctaaaataaatggaaatgaggattaaattagataataaaaataaatatgcaaattttatagCAGTTTAGGTACATAggagatgagaaaaaaaactagattaatgacatcctaaatttaaaaatagtctaataCTCCATTGCAGATTCAAggtttgaataaatgaataaggaATTCTATGGCACAAGAACCAGAAGGCaataaactgtttcaaaacaAACGACATGTACTAAATATAACGATACAAAATGGTGTTATAAACTAAGGCagacaaagaattaaaaaggaaaatgacaaataattaCTGTTCCGTTGTTATCAGTTATACTGTTGTTATCAGTTCCCAGTtgagtcaaaaaaaaaatcgaaaatttgaaTCACAGTATCGTACAAACTCAATAGGATGCTAAATTTAACATCGTTACCCTTCATGTTATGTACTGTATTGAGTAAATAAGTTTAGTAAGAAATGACTTACACGATATGTTTAATTTGGCACTAtgttcaaatttgctgcaaatCGCAATAATGTCATGGTTCAACATGtgcttacatttttaacaatgtgcagcgcatataataaaaatgaatatatatNAGAAATACGCATCAGATAAATTTTATAGCGCCAGCAGGACGAAATTTTGCGTTGGTGTActgctttaattttgaaatgttcagtttatttagaaataaaagcccagattttcttttcaaaattttttctgaacttaatgtttaaaaaaatatttgaaaaaattctaaaactaacagcacactttttcttttattattatgattattataaacTCACACACAAAcaatgaaagatatttaaaacacatatattttgaatttaaggtAGTTAAATTTAAGATTCTTGACAGACAACATTACATACCAACGTAATCTATTAGCGTTATAAACTAAGTTGgacacaaaaattgaaaaaagaaacagaaaataaaaatcaataaatattgattttttgaaacttttgcttgtttatgatttctaaaataataaaccttTATACAATACACAGACAGATTAAGCTTAAGAAAATCTTTAACTGAcaagtattactaaattttaattatgttcatGCATAAACTAGTATGTAAACAATTTATGCATCGTTATATGACAATATatgatgaaattgaaaaaaaagctttgattttttatatacaaaaacaCCAAACATGTACAAAAGTGCAAATTTACAGCGGCAGTAAATTGCACTAActtttactttgatttaaaaaatgtgactttCAAAAGTATTCAGtacaagagaaaataaattgatcctctaatattatataaattcattcaatttgattttaacataaaatgagacgcaacaaaagaaaaatcacttcGATTACATTCTACTCGTACTATGAAGTAGAACATTTTCACTATAAAGTTgagattttcctttaaaataattacgtttTCGGAgactattataaattaaacatgagGAAAAAATACAGCTTGATAGAATTTTCAAAGTGTTAGttaaagtttagaataaaatttataacgtgaagtattaaatttataacttaaaatattcaaataaaagatgtCATAACACCAAgtgcaaagtataaaatttatagtttttacatTATAGATATACAGAATGTAAAAGATCATATTTATagggaaaattatttaaaattaattaagttttactaagtgtaaagtattaaatttatagtaaatattattcaattcaaattaaattgttttgtagagtgtaaaaaaaaataaatttagagtgCAAGtcattcaaattgaaatttcaaagtattaaactttttagtgcaaagtaataaaatttaacgagcaaaaaataaatctaatgatTCCCtgtactaaatattatttcaacttaaatccatgcataaagtttttattttattttcaagctaTTATACAGTTAACATCTAAGTAGTACTCTCTAGAAAACTCGCAATCGATCAAACGAACATGTAAAAGTATTTCAAAGCATTTTCGAAGTTGAGTTCAACTTAAAATGAATCAAAGGTTCtgtgatttcttatttttcgaaaaaaaacttacattttcgAATTTCAGTTAGTGTAGTTCAATTTCATGtcttaatcagatttttttaaaataagatttacaatttttgattcaaatataTTAGGTTGTTAAAGTTCTGCACCACCCTTTGCTGAGAGATCTTGTTTATAGCAGTAATGAATCAAAGGTTCAGCTTTATCCAAAGCCAATTAGAGCTTATTGATGAACTAAGAATACCAAaaacaacacaaaataaaaattcataaaagttgaaattttcgaAAAGTCGAATTTCGAGTATTATAGAACTTTTTTAACAacctaatataaaaaaaaatatttaatgtacttCTTAAACGTCCTGTTaacaaattttgcatatttgaaaGCTTCCTCTTAATTAGACAGTTTTCGCATCTGATATATTTACGAAGTTCATTTTCATCTCGGAAACCAACAAGCTTGAATACTGATTAAGTTTGAACCTTTAggatacaaaaagaaaaacttccacagaaaaaattttttttgtcacatgaatgtttaaaatgtttttcgttaAAACCTCACGTGTATTCTcttaaagaacaatttaattaaatttataattcaatcaaTGTGatcaatttaaatgcaaatccgaaaacattacaaattaaacagaTTACAAAGCcattagaaaataaactttacttaCGAGTAATTAATTCAACGTGTTTGCAGTTTCAGTCGTCTTAATccgaataaatgtttattgatttcaataatcCAAATACGAATATAAttcaagaatgaaaaataattattggttTATATGagtttctaaaaacaattgtactttttaaaataattgttttaatatttacaaatattaagtacaaaataatattctcaTAAGATCACACTTTCAATCGGATTAACGACCTTCTTCGACCACAAAACCGCAGATTAGtttcacttcaatttttttaagaaacaatttgtGTAAGGCTGTTATGGGGGGCCTCCCCGGCCGAGCAGTCTCGTCGTTCCCCTAAACTCTCAGCAGCGTTGAGGTAAAAGGTTCGAATCCTACTGTAACCATGAATGCATCATAGCGATGTCTTCCTCTAACTTGAGCTATCTATTTTTCAACTTGATCTGTAAACCGTATTTTGTAGTGAGCAGACAAGCCTGCATATATATGTGTAACAATACATACATAGAGCTTCCTTATCGGAGCGATCTCGCCGTTTCGACAATAACTTAGTAGTGTGGAGgtagcaggttcgaatccctggATTTTAATTTGTGATACTTTAATATGTGCTgtatattcttcaatttttacaaGGACTTACAAGTCTTTTTTATAATGAGCACACAAATGTaacaaaaagtaagtaaataaatttacaataaataaataagcaagcTGGTATGGCCGAGATAATGAAGTGACGGACTGA
This window encodes:
- the LOC107439947 gene encoding serine proteinase stubble isoform X2, producing the protein MQNLLTGRLRSKALSITMKCQYQKACTLMYYTLLVFLIIGQNASTIKIRPESCTNAMGDKGTCMFVWQCIKSDGVQLGPCVDRFLVGTCCSLPKEEDNLVPGSSGSSSNSSMPPFSPPKGDLPNKVKPAASSVQTTVVTKPPILMTTAPLTIGTFNFPTTNARPISSSTIQSTVAQQTSSTTTTAKPDNRDSLECGIPALFPKSKVVGGTHSSFGEWPWQVSVRRSSFFGFASTHRCGGAILNANWIATAAHCVDDLLKSQIRIRVGEFDFSTVQEPAPFQERGIEKKVVHPRYNFFTYEHDLALVKLESPLTLQPHVRPICLPDMDDTFIGLNATVTGWGRLSEGGTLPSKLQQVQVPIISNEKCQQMFHTAGRQESIPDIFLCAGYEAGGRDSCQGDSGGPLQAKRKDGRWFLAGIISWGIGCAEPNMPGVCTRISKFTNWIMQVIS
- the LOC107439947 gene encoding serine proteinase stubble isoform X4 encodes the protein MKCQYQKACTLMYYTLLVFLIIGQNASTIKIRPESCTNAMGDKGTCMFVWQCIKSDGVQLGPCVDRFLVGTCCSLPKEEDNLVPGSSGSSSNSSMPPFSPPKGDLPNKVKPAASSVQTTVVTKPPILMTTAPLTIGTFNFPTTNARPISSSTIQSTVAQQTSSTTTTAKPDNRDSLECGIPALFPKSKVVGGTHSSFGEWPWQVSVRRSSFFGFASTHRCGGAILNANWIATAAHCVDDLLKSQIRIRVGEFDFSTVQEPAPFQERGIEKKVVHPRYNFFTYEHDLALVKLESPLTLQPHVRPICLPDMDDTFIGLNATVTGWGRLSEGGTLPSKLQQVQVPIISNEKCQQMFHTAGRQESIPDIFLCAGYEAGGRDSCQGDSGGPLQAKRKDGRWFLAGIISWGIGCAEPNMPGVCTRISKFTNWIMQVIS
- the LOC107439947 gene encoding serine proteinase stubble isoform X3 codes for the protein MKGKALSITMKCQYQKACTLMYYTLLVFLIIGQNASTIKIRPESCTNAMGDKGTCMFVWQCIKSDGVQLGPCVDRFLVGTCCSLPKEEDNLVPGSSGSSSNSSMPPFSPPKGDLPNKVKPAASSVQTTVVTKPPILMTTAPLTIGTFNFPTTNARPISSSTIQSTVAQQTSSTTTTAKPDNRDSLECGIPALFPKSKVVGGTHSSFGEWPWQVSVRRSSFFGFASTHRCGGAILNANWIATAAHCVDDLLKSQIRIRVGEFDFSTVQEPAPFQERGIEKKVVHPRYNFFTYEHDLALVKLESPLTLQPHVRPICLPDMDDTFIGLNATVTGWGRLSEGGTLPSKLQQVQVPIISNEKCQQMFHTAGRQESIPDIFLCAGYEAGGRDSCQGDSGGPLQAKRKDGRWFLAGIISWGIGCAEPNMPGVCTRISKFTNWIMQVIS
- the LOC107439947 gene encoding serine proteinase stubble isoform X1, coding for MSFVLKQFIAFWFLCHRIPYSFIQTLNLQWSKALSITMKCQYQKACTLMYYTLLVFLIIGQNASTIKIRPESCTNAMGDKGTCMFVWQCIKSDGVQLGPCVDRFLVGTCCSLPKEEDNLVPGSSGSSSNSSMPPFSPPKGDLPNKVKPAASSVQTTVVTKPPILMTTAPLTIGTFNFPTTNARPISSSTIQSTVAQQTSSTTTTAKPDNRDSLECGIPALFPKSKVVGGTHSSFGEWPWQVSVRRSSFFGFASTHRCGGAILNANWIATAAHCVDDLLKSQIRIRVGEFDFSTVQEPAPFQERGIEKKVVHPRYNFFTYEHDLALVKLESPLTLQPHVRPICLPDMDDTFIGLNATVTGWGRLSEGGTLPSKLQQVQVPIISNEKCQQMFHTAGRQESIPDIFLCAGYEAGGRDSCQGDSGGPLQAKRKDGRWFLAGIISWGIGCAEPNMPGVCTRISKFTNWIMQVIS